The following are encoded in a window of Chitinophagaceae bacterium genomic DNA:
- a CDS encoding FecR family protein — MKEEKYWLLLSKKITGEATAEELLQLEELLNGNVEWQANAETLQEFWNSMAVNTSTGNGQKSKDAYLSHVNRLKEKGIDFDTTNTDTTIELNPTVITVKKPLYKRLATYAVAASFIAAITLLYWLSGSSQQNLPLASEKPANEITVGHGSRTRIQLPDGSQVWINSGSTLTYENFYKSNTREVQLNGEAYFDVVKDPEHPFIVHTSGIDIKVLGTAFNVKAYKSESTIEATLIHGSIEVINKNRPGTPKIMLKPHEKLVYSKYPVSDSRDQRADIKPAEPDAYSISIKPLSKDIPDSNIIETAWVYNKLSFEDERFEDLAGKMEKWYNLKILIGSDKLKDHKVSGSFVNETPEEALKELQFLIPFNYTIKNNEVKIMRK, encoded by the coding sequence ATGAAAGAGGAAAAATACTGGTTGTTATTGTCTAAAAAGATTACCGGTGAAGCAACGGCCGAGGAACTGCTGCAATTAGAGGAATTACTCAACGGCAACGTTGAATGGCAGGCCAATGCGGAAACCCTCCAGGAATTCTGGAATTCCATGGCGGTGAATACCAGCACCGGGAATGGCCAGAAAAGCAAAGATGCTTACCTGTCTCATGTAAACAGGCTGAAAGAAAAGGGGATCGACTTTGATACCACAAACACCGATACCACAATAGAGTTAAACCCCACTGTTATAACGGTTAAGAAGCCCCTTTATAAGCGCCTGGCCACCTACGCTGTTGCCGCTTCGTTTATTGCTGCCATCACATTGCTTTACTGGCTTTCGGGCAGCAGCCAGCAAAACCTGCCCCTGGCGTCTGAAAAACCGGCCAATGAAATTACTGTTGGTCATGGGTCCAGGACAAGGATCCAGCTACCGGATGGCTCCCAGGTCTGGATCAATTCGGGCAGCACCCTCACGTATGAGAATTTTTATAAATCCAATACCCGGGAAGTGCAACTGAACGGCGAAGCCTATTTTGATGTGGTGAAAGATCCCGAACATCCTTTTATTGTTCATACGTCCGGCATTGACATAAAAGTGCTGGGTACCGCTTTTAACGTGAAAGCCTATAAGTCAGAATCAACCATTGAAGCAACCCTGATACATGGCTCCATTGAAGTGATCAATAAGAACAGGCCCGGTACCCCCAAGATCATGCTTAAACCGCATGAGAAACTGGTCTATAGCAAGTACCCTGTTTCAGACTCAAGAGACCAGCGGGCCGATATAAAACCGGCAGAACCGGATGCCTATTCCATTAGCATCAAGCCCTTGAGTAAGGATATCCCCGACAGCAATATTATTGAAACGGCCTGGGTGTATAATAAACTTTCATTTGAAGATGAACGGTTTGAGGACCTGGCAGGCAAAATGGAAAAATGGTACAACCTGAAGATCCTGATCGGGAGCGATAAATTAAAGGATCATAAGGTAAGCGGCTCATTCGTAAATGAAACGCCGGAAGAGGCATTGAAGGAATTGCAGTTCCTGATCCCGTTCAATTATACGATTAAAAACAACGAAGTAAAAATTATGAGAAAATAA
- a CDS encoding ABC transporter ATP-binding protein, producing MMLELRKIFKWVSNGNNRIFLLKDINLTVKEGEFISIMGPSGSGKSTLLNVIGMLDGFDEGEYEFLYEPVHKLKEKQRTGLYKRYIGFVFQAYHLIDELTVYENIETPLIYQDVKAPERKAMVADMLDRFNIVGKKDLFPTQLSGGQQQLVGIARALIARPKLLLADEPTGNLNSKQGEEIMNLFSELNKEGVTIIQVTHSEKNASYGSRVINLLDGRIEQ from the coding sequence ATCATGTTAGAACTAAGGAAAATTTTCAAATGGGTCAGCAACGGTAACAACCGCATCTTTCTTTTAAAGGATATCAACCTTACCGTAAAAGAAGGGGAATTCATTTCCATCATGGGGCCATCGGGTTCGGGCAAATCAACGCTGCTGAATGTGATCGGCATGCTGGATGGATTTGATGAAGGGGAATACGAATTCCTGTATGAACCGGTGCATAAACTGAAAGAGAAACAACGCACCGGCCTGTACAAAAGATATATCGGCTTTGTGTTCCAGGCCTATCATCTTATTGATGAACTGACCGTGTATGAGAATATTGAAACGCCCCTGATCTACCAGGATGTAAAAGCACCGGAGCGCAAAGCCATGGTGGCGGATATGCTCGACCGCTTTAATATCGTAGGCAAGAAGGACCTGTTCCCCACACAGCTTTCCGGCGGGCAACAGCAACTGGTGGGTATTGCAAGGGCACTGATCGCTAGGCCCAAACTGCTGCTGGCGGATGAGCCAACCGGAAACCTTAATTCAAAACAGGGCGAAGAGATCATGAATTTATTCAGCGAACTGAACAAAGAGGGTGTGACCATCATACAGGTCACGCATTCAGAAAAGAATGCATCGTACGGTTCACGGGTGATCAACCTGCTGGATGGCCGCATTGAACAATAA
- a CDS encoding TolC family protein: MKAKVLLMMCISAVTGFSTLHAQDIPSRLTLKACLDIALANNIPVKQSELLEQNARLNLNQSRMNRLPNVSASLNYGINNGRSIDPYTNSYINQQLSSSNSTLTASVPVFKGFQMQNSIQQASYNYQASKMELQQEKDNLTLNAILAFLQVMNDEDVLALTKKQTAVTEKQAERLELLNREGAIAPAVLYDMKGQYASDQLAVINAGRALEMSKLTLAQYMNVPYDKNIQADREGFDLKMELYETTADNIYAAALQNLAFVKAADLRTRAASKAIRVAAADLYPTLSLFGQLGTNFSSAARTSSAIGTTDVVTGDYVVVNGANSPVISKQTNYNSRKIDFFKQYNNNLGTFFGVSLQVPVFSSFQSRTKVKQARLEEKRTGYVAENTRIQLRQAIEQAHLNMTTAWNRYKVLGEQVTAFEESFRAAEIRFNLGAMNSVEYLIVKNNFDRATINFTSARYDYLLRTRVLDFYQGRSK; the protein is encoded by the coding sequence ATGAAAGCAAAAGTTCTATTGATGATGTGCATATCGGCCGTAACCGGTTTCAGTACCCTTCATGCCCAGGATATCCCTTCGCGGTTAACCCTGAAAGCCTGCCTGGATATTGCCCTTGCCAATAACATACCGGTAAAGCAAAGTGAACTGCTTGAACAAAATGCCCGGCTCAACCTGAACCAGTCGAGGATGAACCGGCTTCCGAATGTATCGGCAAGTTTGAACTATGGTATCAACAACGGGCGCAGCATTGACCCCTATACCAACAGTTACATCAACCAGCAGTTGTCTTCTTCCAATTCAACCCTCACGGCTTCCGTTCCTGTGTTCAAAGGATTTCAGATGCAGAACAGCATACAGCAGGCATCGTACAATTACCAGGCGTCAAAGATGGAACTACAGCAGGAAAAGGACAACCTTACGTTGAATGCGATCCTGGCTTTTTTACAGGTGATGAATGATGAAGATGTGCTGGCACTCACCAAAAAACAAACGGCGGTAACCGAAAAGCAGGCAGAACGCCTGGAACTGCTGAACAGGGAAGGTGCTATAGCCCCGGCTGTACTATATGACATGAAGGGGCAGTATGCTTCCGATCAGTTGGCAGTTATCAATGCCGGGCGTGCACTGGAAATGTCTAAACTTACCCTGGCCCAGTACATGAACGTGCCCTACGATAAAAATATACAGGCAGACCGGGAAGGTTTTGATTTGAAAATGGAACTGTATGAAACAACGGCAGATAATATCTATGCTGCAGCCCTGCAAAATCTTGCGTTTGTGAAAGCGGCTGACCTGCGTACCAGGGCCGCCAGTAAAGCCATCCGGGTTGCGGCAGCCGACCTGTATCCGACGCTTTCATTATTTGGCCAGTTGGGCACGAATTTTTCAAGCGCGGCAAGAACCTCCTCTGCCATTGGTACAACAGATGTTGTTACCGGTGACTATGTGGTGGTGAACGGAGCAAACAGCCCGGTCATCAGCAAACAGACCAATTACAACAGCCGGAAGATCGATTTTTTTAAACAGTACAATAATAACCTGGGTACTTTTTTTGGAGTAAGCCTGCAGGTACCGGTATTCTCTTCTTTCCAGTCAAGAACAAAAGTGAAGCAGGCAAGGCTGGAAGAAAAAAGGACCGGTTATGTTGCTGAAAATACAAGGATACAACTCCGCCAGGCAATCGAACAGGCGCACCTGAACATGACAACAGCCTGGAACAGGTATAAAGTGCTGGGGGAGCAGGTAACTGCTTTTGAAGAATCCTTCCGGGCTGCAGAGATACGGTTCAACCTGGGCGCAATGAACAGCGTAGAATACCTGATCGTAAAAAATAACTTCGACCGGGCCACGATCAATTTCACTTCCGCCCGCTACGATTATTTATTGAGGACCAGAGTACTGGATTTTTACCAGGGCAGATCAAAGTAA
- a CDS encoding ABC transporter permease, with product MIKNYFKTAWRNILKNKTFSAINIFGLAIGVAAFLLIVNYIRFEYSYDEALLNKERIFRMPMKMVEKDGKVQTFAFTYPALAPAMKKDFPEVEEAVRFRSRGGIVKYKDVKLVENGSIFFTDPEIFKIFSFPFKQGNAQTAFKELNDAVITASAAKKYFGSEEPIGKPLLFGNENYIVKAVLEDLPATSHLQFNILLNYKKYIQLTDGRAETSWGWSDFYTYILLKPGADVKALQAKMPAFAQRYMGDDMKERGYLQSFDIQPVKDIHLRSDYDYELAGNGNLGYLKYLGIAALFILFIAWINYINLSTARSLDRSKEVGVRKVLGAGKFQLMGQFLSESLLVNIAGILLGIGIFLLSLNWFSELVEKDISYLRISSIKFWVFVIAVFLTGTMAAAFYPAFLLSSFQPIHTLKTSKGSSGLSSGKNLLRKSLVVIQFTAAIILIAGALGFYRQLQFMKERELGININQTLVLTQYANLDSAAIPSYNAFINELEANPGIKSVTASTSVPGGEVGGSSDFNLKGSALGKRCRVFGVDKKFIPAYELKLVAGRNFAEDRPAVDTNYVINIIVNETAAKVFGFTNPVEMMGKELSGAGFNCKVIGVVKDYHQESLQHSFDPIVFYPDEERNLGYFSLKLNTGNLPALMDFVKSKWNSHFPESPYQFSFLDEQFNNQYKGDKLFSTVLWLFTIIAIIVACLGLFGLSLYTVSKRMKEIGIRKVLGATIGQITRMVTKDYLKLVIVACVIAVPVAYWLLQNWLNKYAFRISIDIWFFLLPILMIISIAVITVLYQSIRAAVANPVKSLRTE from the coding sequence ATGATAAAAAATTATTTCAAAACTGCCTGGCGTAATATTTTAAAGAATAAAACATTTTCAGCCATCAATATTTTTGGGTTGGCCATTGGCGTGGCCGCTTTTTTGTTAATTGTAAACTATATCCGGTTTGAATATAGTTATGATGAGGCGCTGCTGAATAAAGAAAGAATATTTCGTATGCCAATGAAGATGGTAGAGAAAGATGGAAAAGTGCAGACCTTTGCTTTCACTTATCCGGCACTGGCGCCTGCCATGAAAAAAGATTTTCCTGAAGTGGAAGAAGCAGTACGTTTTCGCAGCCGGGGCGGGATAGTAAAATACAAAGACGTTAAGTTGGTAGAGAATGGAAGCATTTTTTTTACCGACCCGGAAATTTTTAAAATATTTTCTTTCCCTTTCAAACAGGGCAATGCTCAAACTGCTTTTAAAGAATTGAATGATGCTGTAATTACTGCATCTGCTGCAAAAAAATATTTCGGCAGCGAAGAGCCCATTGGTAAACCGTTACTTTTTGGTAACGAAAATTATATAGTAAAAGCTGTGCTGGAAGATTTACCGGCCACTTCACATCTGCAGTTTAATATTTTACTTAACTATAAAAAGTATATCCAGCTTACTGATGGAAGGGCGGAAACAAGCTGGGGCTGGTCTGATTTCTACACTTATATTTTACTGAAACCCGGTGCAGATGTAAAAGCATTGCAGGCAAAAATGCCAGCCTTTGCACAGCGGTATATGGGTGATGATATGAAAGAAAGAGGGTACCTGCAGTCTTTTGATATACAACCCGTGAAAGATATTCACCTGCGTTCTGATTACGATTATGAGCTGGCGGGTAATGGCAATCTGGGTTATTTAAAGTATCTCGGCATTGCCGCATTGTTTATTTTATTTATCGCCTGGATAAATTATATCAATCTCTCCACAGCCCGTTCGCTCGACCGCTCAAAGGAAGTGGGCGTAAGAAAAGTGTTGGGAGCAGGAAAGTTTCAACTGATGGGCCAGTTTCTTTCTGAATCATTGCTGGTGAATATTGCAGGAATCTTGCTGGGGATTGGGATATTTCTTTTAAGCCTTAACTGGTTTTCGGAGTTGGTTGAAAAAGATATCAGCTATTTAAGAATCAGCAGCATTAAGTTTTGGGTTTTTGTTATTGCTGTTTTTTTAACCGGCACTATGGCTGCCGCTTTTTATCCTGCGTTTTTATTATCCTCTTTTCAGCCCATTCACACTCTTAAAACATCAAAAGGCTCATCAGGATTAAGCAGCGGGAAAAACCTGCTGAGAAAATCTCTCGTGGTGATACAGTTCACCGCAGCTATTATATTAATTGCGGGGGCACTCGGTTTTTACCGGCAACTACAGTTTATGAAAGAACGGGAGTTGGGTATTAACATTAATCAGACCCTGGTGCTTACGCAATACGCCAATCTCGACAGCGCTGCCATTCCTTCTTATAATGCTTTTATAAATGAACTGGAAGCAAACCCTGGCATAAAATCTGTTACCGCTTCTACTTCAGTGCCGGGTGGTGAGGTTGGTGGTTCTTCGGATTTTAATTTAAAAGGTTCAGCGCTTGGTAAGCGATGCAGGGTGTTTGGTGTTGACAAAAAATTTATTCCTGCTTATGAGTTGAAACTGGTTGCCGGAAGAAATTTTGCTGAAGACAGACCGGCGGTGGATACCAATTATGTCATAAACATAATAGTAAATGAGACTGCGGCAAAAGTGTTTGGATTTACAAATCCTGTTGAAATGATGGGGAAGGAATTAAGTGGAGCTGGTTTTAACTGCAAAGTAATAGGAGTGGTAAAAGATTATCACCAGGAATCGCTGCAGCACAGTTTTGACCCTATTGTTTTTTATCCTGATGAAGAAAGAAACTTAGGGTACTTTTCTTTAAAACTCAATACCGGCAATCTCCCGGCGCTGATGGATTTTGTAAAAAGCAAATGGAATTCGCATTTCCCCGAAAGCCCATACCAGTTTTCTTTTTTGGATGAGCAGTTTAATAACCAGTACAAAGGCGATAAATTATTTTCTACTGTGCTTTGGTTGTTTACGATCATAGCTATCATCGTTGCCTGTTTAGGTTTATTTGGTTTATCACTGTACACCGTATCAAAACGCATGAAAGAAATCGGCATCCGCAAAGTGCTGGGGGCAACAATCGGACAGATTACCCGGATGGTAACCAAAGATTACCTGAAGCTGGTAATAGTTGCCTGTGTAATTGCTGTTCCTGTTGCATACTGGCTGCTGCAAAACTGGCTGAATAAATATGCGTTTCGGATTTCCATAGATATCTGGTTTTTCCTGTTGCCAATTCTGATGATAATTTCGATTGCGGTGATAACTGTTTTGTATCAGTCAATAAGGGCGGCGGTGGCCAACCCTGTAAAATCATTAAGAACAGAATAA
- a CDS encoding sigma-70 family RNA polymerase sigma factor gives MEMHESLTAFAFSIVKSSEDAEEVVSDFFISIWLRRASLRSIENPRLYFFVAVRNTSLNKLTANGRNKLPNDMEWETSLTSVFFNPEELLLSTEVVKKIMAAVNELPARCKTIFKLVKEEGLRYAEVAKLLDISVKTVEAQMAIALRRIKTHSEFKNQFPELHSLLTKKK, from the coding sequence ATGGAAATGCATGAAAGCCTCACTGCTTTTGCCTTTTCCATCGTAAAGTCATCCGAAGATGCCGAAGAGGTCGTTTCCGATTTCTTCATATCCATCTGGCTGCGCCGGGCTTCCCTGCGTTCCATTGAAAATCCCCGGTTGTATTTTTTTGTTGCTGTCAGGAACACGTCCCTGAATAAGCTTACCGCAAACGGGAGGAATAAACTGCCCAATGACATGGAATGGGAAACCAGCCTTACAAGTGTGTTCTTCAATCCCGAGGAACTGTTACTCTCCACCGAAGTGGTTAAAAAGATCATGGCGGCTGTAAATGAACTGCCGGCCCGGTGCAAAACCATCTTCAAGCTGGTAAAAGAAGAGGGGCTCAGGTATGCAGAAGTGGCAAAACTGCTCGACATCTCCGTAAAGACCGTTGAGGCCCAGATGGCCATCGCCCTGCGCAGGATAAAGACCCATAGTGAGTTCAAAAACCAGTTCCCCGAACTCCATTCCCTGCTTACCAAAAAAAAATAG
- a CDS encoding TonB-dependent receptor: MKLAIIILFATTLQVNAYPAMGQKVNLNLKQTEIRKVLRMIEDDGYYRFLYNSKLKALKTRTDFSAQNLSVTESLGKLFSGSNLTFKLLENNVVVVFSTNEEENDKIKVTGRITGENGEAIAGASVLQKGTGTGTFADNNGVYTLTVDNDATLIISSIGFETQEVKVNNRSVIDIRLVPSVKKSEEVVVIGYGTASRRDLTGSITKVKGDEIAAQPNSNPISSLQNKVAGLSIVNSAVPGSTPDVRIRGTISIGSIRPVYIVDGIFNDNIDFVNPSEIESIEVLKDPSSLAIFGIKGAAGAILVTTKKAKAGQININFNTTYGSKKLVDKIKLANGDEFRNLLTFEANNRVADDPSATSLLSFVNNVGGPGMSAFPGNTDWIDAVTRAAKFSTTNLSLDASTEKNRFHFGLGYTYDEGLVKHVRYDRMTMNINDEFKVSRKWKLGFGLIGSKEKLPYNSGALENARRSLPIVPSATKQFYTKNPYGVDSGFYNLYSATPIIQNSETNPLATLENNYDKKIDDRYRLVGNVYVDINITKDLNFRSTWYADMSWRNNREYTPLYDLYDPTVSGNQVINRNSLTAVRQDLINTRAFQQDYIATYKKRFSEHSLTLTGGFTTYYNSFEQVSGTVSQKTPGVNMIPNNKRFWYLNTGFGDLKSIIPTNQSEYSTVSGLARLLYNYRGKYFLTGSFRRDGASQINREYSKKFQSFWAVGAAWEISRESFMSNVKFVNYLKLKASTGLLGNFTTQGKAYPAYPGISSTSSAVFGDNLIPVYVPDYLFDPNLHWETVNSTEVGLEADLLNNRLHFEAAYYNKKTKDLIVLLEPPGILPSLTNNGSIQNNGFEFTASWTQKLIKDLDLVIGGNLTTFKNKVLHLEYPSRSRISSSEQTPNQAQTGYPIGYFYGLVADGIYQSYADILASPVNTINGGGVKPGDLKYKDLNGDGVINENDRTLIGNPTPDFTYGINLALKYKAFDLGIDFAGSYGNEIYRVWGTSEQKNSVYNYPQYYTEGWTAAGSSNWVPIVNQNHLVNRAPSTYGIEDGSFFRIRNLTLGYTLAKLPKITGIKNLRVTFTVQNLKTWKRNLGYSPEYAGDALGYGMDFGGAGSALPRVMTLGLNVNF; encoded by the coding sequence ATGAAGCTTGCCATTATTATCCTATTCGCTACAACTTTGCAGGTTAACGCATACCCGGCCATGGGTCAAAAGGTTAACCTGAACCTGAAACAAACAGAGATCAGAAAGGTTTTGAGGATGATAGAAGACGATGGTTATTATCGTTTTCTGTATAATTCAAAACTAAAGGCGCTGAAGACCCGGACGGATTTTTCGGCACAGAATCTTTCTGTTACAGAATCACTGGGCAAATTATTTTCCGGCAGCAACCTTACGTTCAAACTGCTTGAGAATAATGTGGTGGTGGTTTTCTCTACCAATGAAGAGGAGAATGATAAGATAAAAGTAACGGGCAGGATCACCGGCGAGAACGGGGAAGCCATTGCCGGTGCATCGGTATTACAGAAAGGGACCGGTACCGGCACCTTTGCTGATAATAATGGTGTATATACGTTAACGGTTGACAATGATGCCACGCTCATTATAAGCAGCATCGGTTTTGAAACACAGGAAGTGAAGGTCAACAACCGTTCGGTCATTGATATCCGCCTGGTACCATCGGTTAAAAAATCGGAAGAAGTGGTGGTGATCGGTTATGGTACCGCCAGCAGGAGAGACCTGACCGGCAGCATCACGAAAGTAAAAGGCGATGAGATCGCAGCCCAGCCAAACAGCAACCCCATATCTTCCTTACAAAATAAAGTGGCCGGTCTTTCCATCGTGAATTCAGCCGTGCCAGGCTCCACACCGGATGTACGGATACGGGGTACGATCAGCATTGGTTCTATCCGCCCTGTTTACATCGTGGATGGTATTTTTAACGATAATATTGATTTTGTAAACCCCAGTGAGATCGAAAGCATCGAAGTGTTGAAAGACCCTTCTTCACTTGCCATATTCGGGATCAAGGGTGCTGCAGGCGCTATCCTGGTAACTACCAAAAAAGCAAAAGCAGGCCAGATAAATATCAACTTCAACACCACGTACGGCAGCAAAAAACTGGTTGACAAGATCAAACTTGCCAATGGGGATGAGTTCCGTAACCTGCTGACCTTTGAAGCAAATAACCGGGTGGCTGACGATCCCTCTGCAACCTCGTTACTGAGTTTTGTAAATAACGTTGGCGGGCCGGGCATGTCTGCCTTCCCCGGTAATACCGACTGGATCGATGCCGTTACCCGTGCTGCAAAATTCAGTACCACCAACCTGAGCCTGGATGCCAGTACCGAAAAGAACAGGTTCCACTTTGGTCTGGGTTATACCTACGACGAGGGGCTTGTAAAGCATGTACGCTATGACCGGATGACCATGAACATCAATGATGAATTCAAAGTAAGCAGGAAGTGGAAATTGGGATTCGGTCTGATCGGATCAAAAGAAAAACTTCCTTACAACAGCGGTGCCCTGGAGAATGCAAGAAGGTCATTGCCGATCGTACCATCCGCCACCAAGCAGTTCTATACAAAGAACCCGTACGGAGTGGATTCAGGTTTTTATAACCTCTATTCAGCCACGCCGATCATACAGAATTCAGAAACAAATCCGCTGGCCACACTCGAGAATAACTACGACAAGAAAATTGATGACCGGTACAGGCTGGTGGGAAATGTATACGTGGATATCAACATCACCAAGGACCTTAACTTCCGCAGTACCTGGTACGCCGATATGAGCTGGCGCAACAACCGGGAATACACCCCGCTGTATGACCTGTATGATCCTACGGTCAGCGGAAACCAGGTGATCAACCGGAACAGCCTGACAGCAGTCCGGCAGGACCTGATCAACACCCGGGCATTCCAGCAGGACTATATTGCCACATACAAAAAGAGATTCAGCGAACACTCGCTCACACTTACCGGGGGCTTCACTACCTATTACAACTCTTTCGAACAGGTAAGCGGAACAGTGAGCCAGAAGACGCCGGGTGTGAATATGATACCGAACAACAAAAGGTTCTGGTACCTGAATACCGGTTTTGGCGATCTGAAGAGTATCATCCCTACCAATCAAAGTGAATACTCCACGGTATCCGGACTGGCAAGGCTGCTTTACAATTACCGCGGCAAATATTTCCTTACCGGAAGTTTCCGCAGGGACGGTGCCAGCCAGATCAATCGTGAATATTCCAAGAAATTCCAGAGCTTCTGGGCTGTTGGTGCTGCATGGGAGATATCAAGAGAATCATTCATGAGCAATGTGAAGTTTGTAAATTATCTTAAGCTCAAAGCTTCTACCGGTTTGTTAGGAAACTTTACCACGCAGGGTAAGGCTTATCCTGCCTACCCGGGTATCTCCAGTACTTCATCTGCCGTGTTTGGCGACAACCTGATACCGGTTTATGTTCCGGATTATCTTTTTGATCCGAACCTGCATTGGGAAACAGTTAATTCAACAGAAGTGGGTTTAGAAGCCGATCTGTTGAACAACAGGCTGCACTTTGAAGCGGCTTATTATAATAAGAAAACAAAAGACCTGATCGTTCTCCTTGAACCTCCGGGAATATTACCCAGCTTAACAAATAATGGTTCCATTCAAAATAATGGTTTTGAATTTACAGCCAGCTGGACCCAGAAATTAATAAAGGACCTGGATTTAGTGATTGGAGGTAATTTAACCACCTTTAAGAATAAGGTATTACACCTTGAATACCCTTCCAGGTCAAGGATCTCTTCCAGTGAACAAACACCCAACCAGGCCCAGACAGGGTATCCTATCGGGTATTTCTATGGCCTGGTGGCAGATGGCATCTACCAGTCTTATGCTGATATTCTTGCTTCTCCCGTAAATACAATAAACGGTGGGGGTGTTAAACCAGGCGACCTGAAATACAAGGACCTGAACGGCGATGGCGTGATCAATGAAAATGACAGGACCCTGATCGGGAATCCAACACCTGACTTCACCTATGGTATCAACCTGGCATTGAAATACAAGGCATTTGACCTGGGTATTGATTTTGCCGGAAGCTATGGAAATGAGATCTACCGGGTATGGGGTACTTCCGAACAAAAGAACTCAGTATATAACTATCCGCAGTATTATACAGAAGGATGGACTGCTGCAGGTTCTTCAAACTGGGTTCCCATCGTAAACCAGAACCACCTGGTTAACCGGGCGCCTTCTACCTATGGTATTGAGGATGGAAGCTTTTTCAGGATACGGAACCTGACCCTGGGTTATACACTGGCCAAACTTCCGAAAATAACCGGTATTAAAAACCTGCGGGTAACCTTTACTGTTCAAAACCTGAAGACCTGGAAGCGCAACCTTGGATATTCTCCCGAGTATGCCGGAGATGCACTTGGATATGGTATGGATTTTGGCGGGGCAGGAAGCGCACTTCCACGTGTGATGACCCTTGGATTAAACGTTAATTTTTAA